A single Rhopalosiphum padi isolate XX-2018 chromosome 4, ASM2088224v1, whole genome shotgun sequence DNA region contains:
- the LOC132930318 gene encoding regulating synaptic membrane exocytosis protein 2 isoform X6 produces the protein MTAVPAHGTTHIAPSLCRVVALLSAVCWCWVLRMAAEMPDLSHLTPEEREIIESVVHRQKQEEQKEQEIMRRKQEEVILLEEKIRQRSEQQKKAGVELDATCHICLKTKFADGVGHLCNYCGIRCCARCGGKVTLRSSKVIWVCILCRKKQELLSKSGEWINHGMAAAGSDPSRRSEVSSPCMMSDKRPKLERAHSAVEKENVPLLQRSNSLLRRQYSQQEPSSRKEQEHELTDEYYRTGHDDYYRGGQLEGVSHRTGTGNQSSRSSHHQPPLHQFGPAAVDCKQSLMGGRGGPGAVPVRKHKRPGNTMPPDRLHQQQHQQHQHQHQRISFSSSEEEELRSTSECTSCDEHESEKAIYRKMGTINGLRRKKTVRFDHRHHQTTQQTSKDSGFDTGSSIFTSNDDPIYLGDIKQPMSWQRSPDNKFLIGHMVLNKSVWETPISPSSSAAAMLGLKITGGKFLSATGRRCAIIDRVRKGSTADMEGNLKPGDEVLEWNGCLLQGKTQKEVSDIISESKHLPQIELKVSRSILPRRASYGTPTKAKTSSMGLYDLRKDKPYVMVTSPGSPEHLASNPARVLRASKSVSGPNSLHVGGKIQVKLGFDPQSLKLVVTIMAASSLVPRSDGSPRSAYAKVCLLPDTSEKSKRRTKTIMNSTDPKWNQNFSFTTMRRSDLKFKVLQISLWDYDNNPTNQFLGEVLIELGIKKLENLAEWYPLTAHQEITGEGGVSIGDYDMEYSGEHLSPPSTLSRQSDSDASDVDDCCSGRRVGADGASISSLGSSISPPPDYDHLDRRKSRRDMSPLQKSYVYGTTIEKKYGYEQSVPIRPTTSVSHRSRSAAPTDSPSQHSRSRSKSPTMLSDRRSLSPPDYRYPGGVQSYRQGPSRFLARSATATPTSTPKKRQLPQIPGTMPSSLDERIPYYFDDQTSSVRRRTRQMQPRRIQSRTGGLGRLHHYGGLSDSDIPMQQLRSLTPPHVRGSMMSRGETGDTCDIDDSDSVISSALSTQSEQPRSTIFCDYGASHSRSGSQQSPVMAPTTDSKRAQFSRSLSNADVQTDNITDSGSSGKRRGDSSSLTESAGKSSASGTNSSTSGMGKKSASASQLSATGRKRRLGFGSKGKSSFTVHRSEEVLPGASRPLVKQPSSVSSDGEASQDGERLIIAGQSTEGEVTTFIGKLGPGQKVSRQILGTPYRGDVKIGFNFFVNFMEVTVFEAKDLINVKETKTKLPDTYVKVYLVKGKKCVEKHRTKTIKESLQPKYMEMLKFKSSPAGCLIQVSVWGDYGREKGRKVFMGVAVIYMDSITTSPGSSLTEWYRLFGSSSL, from the exons ATGACCGCCGTACCGGCGCACGGGACGACGCACATAGCACCGTCGTTGTGCCGGGTGGTGGCGCTTCTTAGTGCCGTGTGCTGGTGTTGGGTACTGAGAATGGCCGCCGAGATGCCGGACCTGTCGCACCTGACGCCCGAGGAACGGGAGATCATCGAGTCCGTAGTGCACAGGCAGAAACAGGAGGAACAAAAGGAACAGGAAATCATGAG GCGAAAGCAAGAAGAAGTAATTTTATTGGAAGAGAAAATTCGGCAACGTAGTGAACAACAAAAAAAGGCAGGCGTCGAGTTGGACGCAACTTGTCATATATGCCTGAAGACCAAATTTGCCGACGGTGTCGGACACCTGTGCAACTATTGCGGTATCAGATGTTGTGCCAGGTGTGGAGGCAAGGTTACCCTGCGTTCGAGCAAA GTGATATGGGTGTGCATATTGTGTCGGAAAAAACAAGAGCTTCTCAGTAAGTCTGGGGAATGGATCAACCACGGTATGGCGGCCGCGGGCAGCGACCCGTCCCGGCGGTCTGAGGTGTCATCGCCTTGTATGATGTCGGATAAGAGGCCCAAGCTCGAGAGGGCACACAGTGCAGTAGAGAAAGAGAATGTGCCACTGTTGCAGCGGTCCAATAGCCTCCTGCGGCGCCAATACTCCCAACAGGAGCCGTCCAGCCGGAAGGAGCAGGAACATGAACTGACCGACGAGTACTATCGCACA GGTCACGACGATTACTACCGTGGCGGTCAGCTGGAAGGTGTTTCGCACAGGACCGGAACCGGCAACCAGTCGTCCAGGTCTTCACACCACCAGCCCCCGCTGCACCAGTTCGGTCCGGCCGCGGTGGACTGTAAACAGTCGCTTATGGGGGGCCGTGGCGGTCCCGGTGCCGTGCCAGTGCGCAAGCACAAAAGGCCCGGGAACACGATGCCCCCCGATCGGCTACATCAGCAGCAGCATCAACAGCACCAGCACCAGCACCAACGCATCAGTTTTTCCAGTTCTGAGGAGGAGGAGTTGAGATCCACGTCCGAGTGCACTAGCTGCGATGAGCACGAAAGCGAAAAAG CAATTTACCGCAAGATGGGTACCATTAATGGACTAAGGCGAAAGAAAACTGTGCGGTTCGATCACCGACATCATCAAACGACACAACAAACGTCCAAAGACTCCGGATTTGACACCGGCAGTTCGATATTCACGTCCAATGACGACCCAATATACCTCGGCGACATTAAG CAACCGATGTCGTGGCAACGGAGCCCCGATAACAAGTTCTTGATAGGTCACATGGTGCTTAACAAGTCTGTTTGGGAGACCCCGATCAGCCCGTCTTCCAGCGCGGCCGCCATGTTGGGCCTGAAAATCACCGGCGGCAAATTCCTATCGGCCACCGGAAGGAGATGTGCGATTATCGATCGCGTCCGGAAAGGCAGTACAGCTGACATGGAGGGAAATTTGAAACCGG GAGACGAGGTGTTGGAATGGAATGGTTGTTTATTGCAAGGAAAAACACAAAAAGAAGTCTCGGATATTATTTCAGAATCAAAACATTTGCCTCAAATCGAGCTCAAAGTGTCCAGGTCAATACTTCCGAGAAGAGCAAGTTATGGCACTCCAACTaaag CTAAAACGAGTTCAATGG gCTTATATGATTTGCGTAAAGATAAACCTTATGTAATGGTGACTTCGCCGGGTAGTCCTGAGCATTTGGCTTCAAATCCAGCCCGGGTCTTAAGGGCTTCCAAAAGTGTTAGTGGACCGAATAGTTTACATGTCGGAGGGAAGATAcag GTCAAATTAGGTTTTGACCCGCAATCATTAAAGTTGGTCGTAACTATAATGGCCGCTTCAAGTCTGGTACCGCGGTCTGATGGTTCACCAAGATCAGCATACGCCAAAGTATGTCTTTTACCGGATACAAGTGAGAAATCCAAACGAAGGACTAAAACGATAATGAATTCCACTGATCCTAAATGGAAtcaaaatttttcatttacaacTATGAGAAGGTCTGATTTGAAGTTTAAAGTTCTTCAAATTTCGTTGTGGGATTATGATAATAACCCTACAAATCAATTTCTTGGAGAGGTACTAATCGAATtgggaataaaaaaattagaaaatttggCTGAATGGTATCCATTAACTGCACATCAAGAAATAAct GGAGAAGGTGGTGTTTCAATAGGTGATTATGATATGGAATACTCAGGAGAACACTTGTCTCCACCATCTACATTATCTCGACAATCAGATTCAGATGCTTCGGATGTTGATGATTGTTGTAGTGGACGACGAGTTGGAGCAGATGGCGCGTCTATAAGTAGCCTTGGTAGTTCTATAAG CCCGCCGCCTGATTATGATCATTTGGATCGGAGAAAAAGTCGTAGGGATATGTCACCACTGCAAAAGTCATATGTGTATGGCactacaattgaaaaaaaatatggatatGAA CAGTCCGTTCCAATTCGACCTACTACAAGTGTTAGTCATAGATCGAGATCTGCTGCACCAACTGATTCTCCTAGTCAACATTCCAGATCACGTTCAAAAAGTCCAACTATGCTCTCCGATAGAAGAAGTTTATCTCCACCAGACTATAGGTATCCCGGAGGTGTTCAAAGCTATAGACAAGGTCCTTCAAGATTCTTAGCTAGGTCAGCAACAGCTACTCCTACATCCACGCCAAAAAAACGTCAACTTCCCCAAATTCCAGGAACTATGCCTTCTTCTTTAGATGAACGAATTCCATAT tattttgaTGACCAAACGTCATCGGTCCGAAGAAGAACGAGACAAATGCAACCTCGAAGAATTCAGAGTAGAACAGGAGGCCTTGGTAGATTACACCATTATGGTGGATTAAGTGATAGTGATATACCTATGCAACAACTTCGGTCTCTGACACCTCCACATGTTAGAGGATCAATGATGTCCAGAGGAGAAACTGGTGATACTTGTGATATTGATGATAGCGATAGTGTTATCAGCAGTGCTTTATCTACGCAATCTGAACAGCCCAGATCAACGATATTTTG TGATTATGGAGCGTCGCACAGTAGATCTGGATCACAACAATCTCCCGTCATGGCACCAACAACCGATAGCAAGAGGGCTCAATTTTCACGGAGCCTATCTAATGCTGATGTACAGACAGATAACATAACCG ATTCTGGTAGTTCAGGAAAACGAAGAGGCGATTCGTCTTCCTTAACAGAAAGTGCCGGTAAAAGCTCAGCTTCTGGGACCAACTCTTCCACTTCTGGTATGGGCAAAAAAAGTGCGTCAGCTTCTCAATTATCAGCAACCG GGCGCAAGCGTAGGTTAGGTTTTGGTTCGAAAGGAAAATCTTCGTTTACGGTGCACAGAAGTGAAGAAGTGCTGCCTGGGGCAAGTCGCCCCCTCGTCAAACAGCCGTCCAGCGTTTCTAGTGACGGTGAAGCATCCCAAGACGGCGAAAGgttaataat CGCCGGCCAGTCCACCGAGGGCGAAGTGACTACGTTTATTGGTAAACTTGGACCAGGACAAAAAGTTAGTCGACAAATATTGGGGACTCCATATCGAGGTGACGTTAAAATCGGATTCAATTTTTTCGTTAACTTTATGGAAGTCACTGTTTTTGAAGCCAAGGATCTAATTAATGTTAAAGAAACGAAAACAAAGCTTccag ataCATATGTTAAAGTATACCTCGTGAAAGGCAAAAAATGTGTGGAAAAACATCgtacaaaaacaattaaagaGAGCTTGCAACCTAAGTACATGGAAATgctcaaatttaaaagttcCCCTGCAGGTTGTTTAATCCAG gTGTCGGTGTGGGGTGATTACGGACGCGAAAAAGGAAGAAAAGTATTTATGGGAGTGGCCGTAATTTATATGGATAGCATCACTACGAGTCCCGGATCGTCATTGACGGAATGGTACAGGCTGTTCGGATCGTCGTCGTTG TGA
- the LOC132930318 gene encoding regulating synaptic membrane exocytosis protein 2 isoform X11, producing the protein MTAVPAHGTTHIAPSLCRVVALLSAVCWCWVLRMAAEMPDLSHLTPEEREIIESVVHRQKQEEQKEQEIMRRKQEEVILLEEKIRQRSEQQKKAGVELDATCHICLKTKFADGVGHLCNYCGIRCCARCGGKVTLRSSKVIWVCILCRKKQELLSKSGEWINHGMAAAGSDPSRRSEVSSPCMMSDKRPKLERAHSAVEKENVPLLQRSNSLLRRQYSQQEPSSRKEQEHELTDEYYRTGHDDYYRGGQLEGVSHRTGTGNQSSRSSHHQPPLHQFGPAAVDCKQSLMGGRGGPGAVPVRKHKRPGNTMPPDRLHQQQHQQHQHQHQRISFSSSEEEELRSTSECTSCDEHESEKGDEVLEWNGCLLQGKTQKEVSDIISESKHLPQIELKVSRSILPRRASYGTPTKAKTSSMGLYDLRKDKPYVMVTSPGSPEHLASNPARVLRASKSVSGPNSLHVGGKIQVKLGFDPQSLKLVVTIMAASSLVPRSDGSPRSAYAKVCLLPDTSEKSKRRTKTIMNSTDPKWNQNFSFTTMRRSDLKFKVLQISLWDYDNNPTNQFLGEVLIELGIKKLENLAEWYPLTAHQEITGEGGVSIGDYDMEYSGEHLSPPSTLSRQSDSDASDVDDCCSGRRVGADGASISSLGSSISPPPDYDHLDRRKSRRDMSPLQKSYVYGTTIEKKYGYEVSLKQQSVPIRPTTSVSHRSRSAAPTDSPSQHSRSRSKSPTMLSDRRSLSPPDYRYPGGVQSYRQGPSRFLARSATATPTSTPKKRQLPQIPGTMPSSLDERIPYYFDDQTSSVRRRTRQMQPRRIQSRTGGLGRLHHYGGLSDSDIPMQQLRSLTPPHVRGSMMSRGETGDTCDIDDSDSVISSALSTQSEQPRSTIFCDYGASHSRSGSQQSPVMAPTTDSKRAQFSRSLSNADVQTDNITDSGSSGKRRGDSSSLTESAGKSSASGTNSSTSGMGKKSASASQLSATGRKRRLGFGSKGKSSFTVHRSEEVLPGASRPLVKQPSSVSSDGEASQDGERLIIAGQSTEGEVTTFIGKLGPGQKVSRQILGTPYRGDVKIGFNFFVNFMEVTVFEAKDLINVKETKTKLPDTYVKVYLVKGKKCVEKHRTKTIKESLQPKYMEMLKFKSSPAGCLIQVSVWGDYGREKGRKVFMGVAVIYMDSITTSPGSSLTEWYRLFGSSSL; encoded by the exons ATGACCGCCGTACCGGCGCACGGGACGACGCACATAGCACCGTCGTTGTGCCGGGTGGTGGCGCTTCTTAGTGCCGTGTGCTGGTGTTGGGTACTGAGAATGGCCGCCGAGATGCCGGACCTGTCGCACCTGACGCCCGAGGAACGGGAGATCATCGAGTCCGTAGTGCACAGGCAGAAACAGGAGGAACAAAAGGAACAGGAAATCATGAG GCGAAAGCAAGAAGAAGTAATTTTATTGGAAGAGAAAATTCGGCAACGTAGTGAACAACAAAAAAAGGCAGGCGTCGAGTTGGACGCAACTTGTCATATATGCCTGAAGACCAAATTTGCCGACGGTGTCGGACACCTGTGCAACTATTGCGGTATCAGATGTTGTGCCAGGTGTGGAGGCAAGGTTACCCTGCGTTCGAGCAAA GTGATATGGGTGTGCATATTGTGTCGGAAAAAACAAGAGCTTCTCAGTAAGTCTGGGGAATGGATCAACCACGGTATGGCGGCCGCGGGCAGCGACCCGTCCCGGCGGTCTGAGGTGTCATCGCCTTGTATGATGTCGGATAAGAGGCCCAAGCTCGAGAGGGCACACAGTGCAGTAGAGAAAGAGAATGTGCCACTGTTGCAGCGGTCCAATAGCCTCCTGCGGCGCCAATACTCCCAACAGGAGCCGTCCAGCCGGAAGGAGCAGGAACATGAACTGACCGACGAGTACTATCGCACA GGTCACGACGATTACTACCGTGGCGGTCAGCTGGAAGGTGTTTCGCACAGGACCGGAACCGGCAACCAGTCGTCCAGGTCTTCACACCACCAGCCCCCGCTGCACCAGTTCGGTCCGGCCGCGGTGGACTGTAAACAGTCGCTTATGGGGGGCCGTGGCGGTCCCGGTGCCGTGCCAGTGCGCAAGCACAAAAGGCCCGGGAACACGATGCCCCCCGATCGGCTACATCAGCAGCAGCATCAACAGCACCAGCACCAGCACCAACGCATCAGTTTTTCCAGTTCTGAGGAGGAGGAGTTGAGATCCACGTCCGAGTGCACTAGCTGCGATGAGCACGAAAGCGAAAAAG GAGACGAGGTGTTGGAATGGAATGGTTGTTTATTGCAAGGAAAAACACAAAAAGAAGTCTCGGATATTATTTCAGAATCAAAACATTTGCCTCAAATCGAGCTCAAAGTGTCCAGGTCAATACTTCCGAGAAGAGCAAGTTATGGCACTCCAACTaaag CTAAAACGAGTTCAATGG gCTTATATGATTTGCGTAAAGATAAACCTTATGTAATGGTGACTTCGCCGGGTAGTCCTGAGCATTTGGCTTCAAATCCAGCCCGGGTCTTAAGGGCTTCCAAAAGTGTTAGTGGACCGAATAGTTTACATGTCGGAGGGAAGATAcag GTCAAATTAGGTTTTGACCCGCAATCATTAAAGTTGGTCGTAACTATAATGGCCGCTTCAAGTCTGGTACCGCGGTCTGATGGTTCACCAAGATCAGCATACGCCAAAGTATGTCTTTTACCGGATACAAGTGAGAAATCCAAACGAAGGACTAAAACGATAATGAATTCCACTGATCCTAAATGGAAtcaaaatttttcatttacaacTATGAGAAGGTCTGATTTGAAGTTTAAAGTTCTTCAAATTTCGTTGTGGGATTATGATAATAACCCTACAAATCAATTTCTTGGAGAGGTACTAATCGAATtgggaataaaaaaattagaaaatttggCTGAATGGTATCCATTAACTGCACATCAAGAAATAAct GGAGAAGGTGGTGTTTCAATAGGTGATTATGATATGGAATACTCAGGAGAACACTTGTCTCCACCATCTACATTATCTCGACAATCAGATTCAGATGCTTCGGATGTTGATGATTGTTGTAGTGGACGACGAGTTGGAGCAGATGGCGCGTCTATAAGTAGCCTTGGTAGTTCTATAAG CCCGCCGCCTGATTATGATCATTTGGATCGGAGAAAAAGTCGTAGGGATATGTCACCACTGCAAAAGTCATATGTGTATGGCactacaattgaaaaaaaatatggatatGAAGTcagtttaaaa caGCAGTCCGTTCCAATTCGACCTACTACAAGTGTTAGTCATAGATCGAGATCTGCTGCACCAACTGATTCTCCTAGTCAACATTCCAGATCACGTTCAAAAAGTCCAACTATGCTCTCCGATAGAAGAAGTTTATCTCCACCAGACTATAGGTATCCCGGAGGTGTTCAAAGCTATAGACAAGGTCCTTCAAGATTCTTAGCTAGGTCAGCAACAGCTACTCCTACATCCACGCCAAAAAAACGTCAACTTCCCCAAATTCCAGGAACTATGCCTTCTTCTTTAGATGAACGAATTCCATAT tattttgaTGACCAAACGTCATCGGTCCGAAGAAGAACGAGACAAATGCAACCTCGAAGAATTCAGAGTAGAACAGGAGGCCTTGGTAGATTACACCATTATGGTGGATTAAGTGATAGTGATATACCTATGCAACAACTTCGGTCTCTGACACCTCCACATGTTAGAGGATCAATGATGTCCAGAGGAGAAACTGGTGATACTTGTGATATTGATGATAGCGATAGTGTTATCAGCAGTGCTTTATCTACGCAATCTGAACAGCCCAGATCAACGATATTTTG TGATTATGGAGCGTCGCACAGTAGATCTGGATCACAACAATCTCCCGTCATGGCACCAACAACCGATAGCAAGAGGGCTCAATTTTCACGGAGCCTATCTAATGCTGATGTACAGACAGATAACATAACCG ATTCTGGTAGTTCAGGAAAACGAAGAGGCGATTCGTCTTCCTTAACAGAAAGTGCCGGTAAAAGCTCAGCTTCTGGGACCAACTCTTCCACTTCTGGTATGGGCAAAAAAAGTGCGTCAGCTTCTCAATTATCAGCAACCG GGCGCAAGCGTAGGTTAGGTTTTGGTTCGAAAGGAAAATCTTCGTTTACGGTGCACAGAAGTGAAGAAGTGCTGCCTGGGGCAAGTCGCCCCCTCGTCAAACAGCCGTCCAGCGTTTCTAGTGACGGTGAAGCATCCCAAGACGGCGAAAGgttaataat CGCCGGCCAGTCCACCGAGGGCGAAGTGACTACGTTTATTGGTAAACTTGGACCAGGACAAAAAGTTAGTCGACAAATATTGGGGACTCCATATCGAGGTGACGTTAAAATCGGATTCAATTTTTTCGTTAACTTTATGGAAGTCACTGTTTTTGAAGCCAAGGATCTAATTAATGTTAAAGAAACGAAAACAAAGCTTccag ataCATATGTTAAAGTATACCTCGTGAAAGGCAAAAAATGTGTGGAAAAACATCgtacaaaaacaattaaagaGAGCTTGCAACCTAAGTACATGGAAATgctcaaatttaaaagttcCCCTGCAGGTTGTTTAATCCAG gTGTCGGTGTGGGGTGATTACGGACGCGAAAAAGGAAGAAAAGTATTTATGGGAGTGGCCGTAATTTATATGGATAGCATCACTACGAGTCCCGGATCGTCATTGACGGAATGGTACAGGCTGTTCGGATCGTCGTCGTTG TGA